From Shewanella psychrophila, a single genomic window includes:
- a CDS encoding DUF1456 family protein — protein sequence MINNDILRRLRFVFDYQNAKMIKIFAKVNQEVSQELLLNMLKKEEEEGYQPCNDKTMCQFLDGLIIEKRGLREGAEIPEPVSQINNNLTFKKLRVALEMREDDIISTLALADFNMSKSELGALFRKPGHKHFKECGDQVLRNFLAGLSIKHRGK from the coding sequence ATGATTAACAACGATATTTTACGCCGACTACGCTTCGTGTTCGATTACCAAAATGCCAAGATGATCAAAATCTTCGCCAAGGTTAATCAAGAAGTGTCACAAGAGCTTCTTCTTAACATGCTAAAGAAAGAGGAAGAAGAAGGTTACCAACCTTGTAATGATAAGACCATGTGTCAGTTCCTTGATGGCCTTATCATAGAGAAGCGTGGCCTGAGAGAAGGCGCAGAGATCCCAGAGCCAGTATCACAGATCAACAACAATCTTACCTTCAAGAAACTAAGGGTTGCTCTGGAGATGCGCGAAGATGACATCATCAGCACATTAGCTCTGGCCGATTTCAATATGTCTAAATCTGAACTGGGGGCGCTATTTAGAAAACCAGGCCATAAGCATTTTAAAGAGTGTGGCGATCAGGTTTTACGTAATTTTCTTGCTGGTTTGTCTATCAAGCATCGCGGTAAATAA
- a CDS encoding LysR family transcriptional regulator — protein MNLLHLQALLLAIETGSISAAARQLGKRQSQVSQWISDLEIDLGVSFFDRSGNKTSLSQDGEKLLPYLTHSLSQLDKFVQSAQVLAESEPSTLRIGMENYIPDIAFSPALASLFEMPNLSIEVYREEVSQLEQDLCEGRTDIILTHESDTIHHTQFDYCRLGYYHEELVCSPLHPLAELSNISLQDLSQHCELVWGDIGHSDENGFSPHYGLFSDINTLIAMLKRGKGFAFLPHEYVSSMISDKQLLPLDCDFEPVGIKRKVEICWRNGLTLSSKGAKAIDAFKQKHLLI, from the coding sequence ATGAATTTACTACACCTTCAAGCCTTGTTACTGGCAATTGAGACAGGCTCTATTTCTGCGGCAGCGCGGCAGCTGGGTAAACGCCAGTCTCAGGTTAGCCAATGGATTTCCGATTTAGAGATTGATTTGGGAGTGAGCTTTTTTGATCGCTCGGGCAATAAGACTAGTTTAAGTCAGGATGGTGAAAAGTTATTGCCCTACCTCACCCACAGCTTGAGCCAGCTGGATAAGTTTGTCCAAAGTGCCCAGGTTCTCGCAGAAAGTGAACCAAGCACACTAAGGATCGGCATGGAAAACTACATTCCTGATATCGCTTTTTCTCCTGCTCTGGCGTCTTTATTCGAGATGCCAAACCTGAGCATTGAGGTGTACCGAGAAGAGGTCAGCCAACTAGAACAAGATCTATGTGAAGGACGTACTGATATCATTCTGACTCACGAATCTGACACTATACATCACACTCAATTTGACTACTGCCGTTTAGGTTATTATCACGAAGAGCTGGTTTGTAGCCCTCTGCACCCATTGGCAGAACTCTCTAACATAAGCTTGCAAGACTTAAGTCAACACTGTGAATTAGTTTGGGGGGATATTGGTCATAGTGATGAAAACGGATTCAGCCCCCACTACGGTCTATTCTCTGATATCAACACCCTCATCGCTATGCTTAAGCGAGGCAAAGGCTTCGCGTTTCTCCCCCATGAATATGTGAGTTCGATGATTTCAGATAAACAACTCCTCCCCCTAGATTGCGATTTTGAACCCGTAGGAATCAAGCGTAAAGTCGAGATCTGCTGGCGCAATGGCTTAACCTTGTCCAGCAAGGGAGCCAAAGCTATTGATGCTTTCAAACAGAAACACCTATTAATCTAA
- a CDS encoding transposase codes for MPRPRSTQISLEDTPYYHCCSRVVRHAHLCGNDKNTGKNYDHRRAWIEARMLKLTEAFAIDIAAYAVMSNHLHLVLYIDLDTANTWSDRKVVEQWHTCFKGTELTQKFAKGEVIDGHQVAKLKHLIATYRSRLCDISWFMRCLNEPIARQANHEDNCTGHFWEGRFKSQALLDEAAVLACMAYVELNPIRAKMAKTPASSNYTSLQLRIKAALKGAQPIRLLPFIGNEQTHQPKGISFSLKDYLELVDETGRILRDDKRGVISANAAKILIRLNIPCDNWIKLTANFGKLFHGPVGTLQELTNYCEHLEKRRRHFSQCCQYLQTS; via the coding sequence ATGCCCCGTCCCCGAAGTACACAAATAAGTCTCGAAGACACGCCCTACTATCACTGCTGTAGTCGTGTTGTTCGTCACGCCCATCTCTGTGGAAACGACAAAAATACAGGAAAAAACTATGACCATCGTCGAGCTTGGATAGAAGCCCGAATGCTCAAACTCACTGAGGCATTTGCTATTGATATAGCAGCCTATGCCGTCATGAGTAACCATCTTCATCTGGTGCTGTATATCGATTTAGATACAGCCAATACCTGGTCAGATAGGAAGGTGGTTGAACAGTGGCATACCTGTTTTAAGGGGACTGAGCTTACACAAAAATTTGCAAAAGGAGAGGTCATTGATGGGCATCAAGTGGCTAAATTAAAACATCTTATAGCGACTTATCGTTCACGCCTCTGTGATATTAGTTGGTTTATGCGTTGCCTCAATGAGCCCATAGCCAGACAAGCTAACCATGAAGATAACTGCACCGGGCATTTCTGGGAGGGGCGTTTTAAAAGCCAAGCTTTACTGGATGAAGCAGCTGTTTTAGCCTGTATGGCTTATGTTGAATTGAACCCAATTCGGGCGAAGATGGCCAAAACACCAGCAAGTTCTAACTACACCAGCCTCCAGCTAAGAATTAAAGCAGCCTTGAAAGGTGCGCAACCGATAAGACTACTGCCTTTTATTGGCAATGAGCAAACACACCAACCTAAAGGTATCAGCTTTAGCCTTAAAGATTACTTAGAGCTGGTTGATGAAACCGGTCGTATACTTCGTGATGATAAGCGAGGGGTAATCTCGGCCAATGCAGCAAAGATACTGATTAGGCTAAATATCCCTTGTGATAACTGGATAAAACTCACCGCTAACTTTGGTAAGCTCTTTCATGGGCCTGTAGGTACCTTGCAAGAATTAACAAACTATTGTGAACACTTAGAGAAGCGGCGACGGCATTTCTCCCAATGCTGCCAGTATTTACAAACAAGCTGA
- a CDS encoding DUF3069 domain-containing protein, with protein sequence MIEITPEYKARVEQVSLNVCNVVIPMDKIPENLMEAYANLCNELLEDTDEKFIRGWHALPSSAKAQLPQADFHGFYIANAWLQLSRVAQDISEAAESDEAIDEKEYSGIFTRISDDSLKESAKKLKKARTDRALLNSIKAVIDGK encoded by the coding sequence ATGATAGAAATTACTCCAGAATACAAAGCGCGTGTCGAACAAGTTTCACTCAATGTATGTAATGTGGTTATTCCCATGGATAAGATTCCTGAGAATCTGATGGAAGCCTACGCTAACCTCTGCAACGAGTTGCTCGAAGACACAGATGAGAAGTTCATCAGGGGCTGGCACGCATTGCCAAGCAGCGCTAAAGCTCAGCTGCCACAAGCGGATTTTCATGGCTTCTATATCGCCAATGCCTGGCTACAACTGAGCCGCGTGGCACAAGATATCTCAGAAGCTGCCGAGAGTGATGAAGCTATCGACGAGAAAGAGTACAGCGGTATCTTCACTCGTATCTCTGACGATTCTTTGAAAGAAAGTGCTAAGAAGTTAAAGAAAGCCCGCACAGACAGAGCTTTACTTAACAGCATCAAGGCTGTTATTGACGGAAAATAA
- a CDS encoding serine hydrolase domain-containing protein: MRLQNTLLSSVVLSALALSPTSYADFPSLKNGKKQAENSDGQTKNEPVAAPQSIEISIKQAIDTSQQPFSGSLLLLKDGKPLLTVNKGRGITRNSSFVIASLSKQITATLILQAVDADKLDLRRSINSYLIDGVDLDADEIQGGNSDAYSDTNPEQDEGFSAKFETAPEPAIEADAILEPGKALESGIALDDNSELGATENTDSALSLQRASSPQDTSSSQQAISSKTVDSPTIIYGIDVESARNKSSFDPHRYNENITLHHLLSHTSGVSKLGKPNRFEPGSQFQYSNFGYSLLGEILEQVNQQTLAQQIADFKLNNQLGGLYAEVGTIDDIRQRAPSLTIGLTESGGGLTPSGIEITESLLPAGGLIATTKAFAAFQRKLHSGRLISPQSYQLMTSSHTDIEFLWPDMSYGYGLRINREDGITEYSHTGYLAGYMSMTLHYPEFNLDLVMLENISLNVNDLDRVFELHNQIRANIRESLIYSNSHENKKLMSKKDK, from the coding sequence ATGCGCTTACAAAACACTCTACTAAGCAGTGTAGTACTGAGTGCATTAGCGCTGAGCCCCACCAGTTATGCCGATTTCCCATCACTTAAAAATGGTAAAAAACAGGCAGAGAATTCGGATGGCCAAACTAAAAATGAGCCAGTGGCAGCACCACAAAGCATCGAAATATCCATAAAACAGGCTATCGACACCTCTCAGCAGCCATTCAGTGGTAGCCTACTTCTGCTAAAAGATGGCAAACCTCTCCTCACTGTAAACAAGGGCAGAGGGATCACCCGAAATTCAAGCTTCGTTATTGCCTCCTTATCTAAGCAGATAACGGCAACCTTGATACTGCAAGCCGTCGATGCAGATAAACTCGATCTGAGACGCTCCATCAATAGCTATCTCATTGATGGTGTGGACTTAGATGCTGATGAGATTCAAGGGGGGAATAGTGACGCTTATTCAGACACAAACCCTGAGCAAGATGAGGGATTCAGTGCAAAATTTGAGACCGCCCCGGAGCCAGCTATTGAAGCAGATGCAATTCTTGAACCAGGAAAAGCCCTTGAATCTGGAATAGCACTCGACGATAACAGCGAACTCGGAGCAACAGAAAATACCGACTCAGCACTCTCGCTTCAGCGAGCCAGTTCGCCACAAGATACAAGTTCATCGCAACAAGCAATCTCGTCTAAAACAGTAGATTCGCCTACTATCATTTACGGCATCGATGTCGAATCGGCACGAAATAAATCCAGTTTCGACCCACATAGATACAATGAAAACATCACTCTGCATCACCTGCTAAGTCACACTTCCGGCGTCTCAAAATTAGGTAAACCAAACCGCTTCGAGCCTGGTAGCCAATTTCAATATTCCAATTTTGGTTACTCCCTATTAGGAGAGATTCTTGAGCAGGTAAACCAACAGACTTTAGCTCAACAGATTGCCGATTTTAAGCTAAACAACCAACTCGGTGGCCTTTATGCAGAAGTCGGCACCATAGATGACATACGCCAGCGGGCCCCCTCTCTCACCATAGGGCTCACTGAATCTGGAGGTGGATTAACTCCCTCGGGGATCGAGATAACCGAATCTTTGCTCCCTGCCGGAGGATTGATTGCCACGACTAAAGCCTTTGCCGCATTTCAGCGCAAATTACACTCGGGTAGACTCATCAGCCCCCAAAGCTACCAGCTGATGACAAGCTCACATACAGACATTGAGTTTCTATGGCCAGATATGAGTTACGGTTACGGCCTTAGGATTAACCGAGAAGATGGCATAACAGAGTACAGCCATACTGGCTACCTAGCAGGGTACATGTCGATGACGCTACACTACCCTGAGTTTAATTTGGATCTGGTGATGCTGGAGAATATCTCATTAAACGTCAATGACCTCGACCGGGTATTTGAACTGCATAACCAAATACGAGCGAATATCAGAGAATCACTTATTTATAGTAATAGCCATGAAAATAAAAAACTCATGAGCAAAAAAGATAAATAG
- a CDS encoding NAD-dependent malic enzyme, protein MDDHKRPLYLPFAGPAILEAPLINKGSAFTDEERVFFNLEGLLPHVIETIEEQASRAYDQYTNFTNDLDRHIYLRNIQDTNETLYYRLVQNHITEMMPIIYTPTVGMACERFSKNYRRNRGLFISYPHKDRIDDILNNSTRQKVKIIVVTDGERILGLGDQGIGGMGIPIGKLSLYTSCGGISPAYTLPITLDVGTDNPHLLEDPMYMGWRHQRIGGEEYTEFVEAFMQAVSRRWPDALIQFEDFAQKNAMPLLERYKDQYCCFNDDIQGTAAVTVGSLLAACKAAKSQLRDQRVAFLGAGSAGCGIAEAIVAQMVSEGIDEAKARSQVFMVDRWGLLQDNMPNLLNFQQKLAQKSESIESWQTENGNVSLLDVMNNGKPTVLIGVSGAPGLFSEEIIKAMHKHCPRPIVFPLSNPTSRVEATPKDVLHWTNGQALVATGSPFEPVVIDGKTFEIAQCNNSYIFPGIGLGVLAVGAKRVSDEMLMASSRALAECSPLAINGEGPLLPPLEDIQRVSKHIANAVGKVAVEQGHALPCTDELLEQSIEANFWTAEYRRYKRTSF, encoded by the coding sequence ATGGACGATCATAAACGCCCCCTCTACCTTCCTTTTGCAGGACCTGCGATTCTTGAAGCCCCCCTTATCAACAAGGGCAGCGCATTCACCGATGAAGAGCGTGTCTTCTTTAACCTAGAAGGCCTGCTGCCTCATGTTATCGAAACCATCGAAGAGCAGGCATCTCGTGCTTATGATCAGTACACCAACTTTACCAATGATCTCGATAGACACATCTATCTGAGAAATATTCAAGATACCAACGAGACACTCTATTACCGTTTGGTTCAAAACCACATCACTGAGATGATGCCTATCATCTACACACCGACTGTTGGTATGGCTTGTGAGCGTTTCTCGAAGAACTACCGCCGCAACCGTGGGCTGTTTATCTCATACCCACATAAAGACCGCATCGATGACATTCTCAACAACTCGACGCGCCAGAAGGTGAAGATCATCGTTGTTACCGACGGTGAACGTATTCTGGGTCTAGGGGATCAGGGAATTGGCGGCATGGGGATCCCCATTGGTAAGCTGTCTCTGTACACAAGTTGTGGCGGGATCAGTCCGGCATATACCTTACCGATCACCTTAGATGTGGGTACCGATAACCCGCACCTACTTGAAGACCCTATGTATATGGGCTGGCGTCATCAGCGCATCGGCGGTGAAGAATATACCGAATTTGTTGAAGCCTTTATGCAAGCTGTCAGCCGCCGCTGGCCTGATGCCTTGATCCAATTCGAAGATTTCGCTCAGAAAAATGCCATGCCACTGCTTGAGCGTTACAAAGATCAATACTGCTGCTTCAACGATGATATCCAAGGCACTGCAGCCGTGACCGTTGGCTCACTGCTGGCTGCTTGTAAAGCCGCTAAGAGTCAATTACGCGATCAACGAGTCGCCTTCCTAGGTGCTGGCTCTGCGGGTTGTGGTATTGCCGAAGCTATCGTGGCACAGATGGTATCGGAAGGTATCGATGAAGCCAAAGCTCGCAGCCAAGTCTTTATGGTCGATCGTTGGGGACTCCTGCAAGACAACATGCCTAATCTGCTTAATTTCCAGCAAAAACTTGCTCAAAAATCAGAGTCGATTGAAAGCTGGCAGACAGAGAATGGCAATGTCAGCTTGCTAGATGTGATGAATAATGGCAAGCCAACTGTACTAATTGGCGTTTCCGGTGCACCTGGCCTATTCAGCGAAGAGATCATCAAGGCGATGCATAAGCACTGTCCTCGTCCGATTGTCTTCCCACTGTCTAACCCAACCAGTCGCGTCGAAGCCACACCAAAAGATGTGCTTCACTGGACCAATGGCCAAGCACTTGTCGCGACAGGTAGTCCGTTTGAGCCTGTGGTCATCGATGGTAAAACCTTCGAAATTGCTCAGTGTAATAACAGCTACATCTTCCCAGGCATAGGCCTAGGTGTACTGGCCGTTGGAGCTAAGCGTGTCAGCGATGAGATGCTAATGGCATCGAGCCGCGCACTCGCTGAATGTTCACCATTAGCAATTAATGGTGAAGGACCGCTATTGCCACCGCTTGAAGATATTCAGCGCGTAAGTAAGCATATCGCTAATGCCGTGGGTAAAGTTGCTGTCGAGCAAGGCCATGCCCTGCCATGTACCGATGAGTTGCTAGAGCAATCTATCGAAGCAAACTTCTGGACAGCAGAGTATCGACGTTACAAGAGAACGTCTTTCTAA
- a CDS encoding KAP family P-loop NTPase fold protein, with protein MYRKNNPTFIFIDELDRCRPSYAVEMLEVIKHFFDMPNVVFVVATDTEQLQHAVKAVYGNDFNANVYLSRFFQRRCTLQEQPRLDFIQNKLINLTEEQLQKVSGLVWPEIDNDVEYLSYLIGSITDVFSLPLRETELLVDKLKAVLFSIETQKVDILLLCSLMIIHDRYFDFYQNIMDEKRPKGMNDNYHVPRTIQEILHKENFGELIELKLTPYTFFDYGYATKGNRSHLIGIENGTFSVNYSQLLSTQLESLHSVSRKNYYDEIANLVSRSGNPSAPIANFVGVELASLEQSKSDYKNWIELATSFDA; from the coding sequence CTGTACAGAAAAAATAATCCGACATTTATATTTATTGATGAACTCGACAGGTGTCGTCCATCTTATGCCGTAGAAATGTTAGAAGTGATTAAACACTTTTTTGATATGCCCAATGTTGTTTTTGTTGTTGCCACCGATACTGAACAGCTTCAGCATGCAGTTAAAGCTGTCTATGGGAATGACTTTAATGCAAACGTATATTTGAGTCGATTTTTCCAAAGGCGTTGTACTTTGCAAGAGCAGCCAAGGTTAGACTTCATCCAGAATAAACTAATTAATTTAACTGAAGAACAACTGCAGAAGGTTAGTGGATTAGTTTGGCCAGAGATTGATAACGACGTCGAGTACCTATCATATTTAATTGGCTCAATCACCGATGTTTTTTCTTTACCTCTACGTGAAACCGAGCTGCTCGTCGATAAACTGAAAGCTGTGTTGTTTAGCATTGAAACCCAAAAAGTCGATATCTTGCTCCTCTGCTCCTTAATGATTATTCACGACAGGTATTTTGATTTCTATCAAAATATTATGGACGAAAAGCGCCCTAAAGGTATGAATGATAATTACCATGTGCCTAGAACTATTCAGGAAATTTTACATAAGGAGAATTTTGGAGAATTAATTGAATTGAAACTGACTCCTTACACATTTTTTGATTATGGATATGCAACCAAAGGAAATCGGAGTCACCTCATTGGCATTGAGAATGGCACATTCTCTGTAAACTATTCTCAGTTATTATCGACTCAGCTTGAAAGCCTACATTCAGTCAGTCGTAAAAACTATTATGACGAGATCGCAAACTTGGTATCTAGGAGTGGTAATCCGTCAGCCCCTATAGCTAATTTTGTTGGAGTGGAACTTGCTAGTTTAGAACAATCAAAAAGTGATTATAAAAATTGGATTGAGCTTGCAACCTCTTTTGATGCTTAG
- a CDS encoding GGDEF domain-containing protein translates to MSWLLFILLSPLVSADEPNNLNTTFEELESGVTLSSDDLKAKLEYLKANITLADLKDYLRLQRVLCWSTDAYDNNERAKGLALAQKQLNAEVIKQSPETLADIKLCRAWFYQVGGQVDLALKEYNQVIAQAYQLESPRLIADARGLRGAIYSFQGNYALALEDLYSAQHLYDGLNLAFWSRYNLAEIATSYRRFGDPQTAYEYYAKLEAKFIESGDLESANGMVTEMAIALEELGENEAALEKYQQSYRYWQLEKDELAQSFVGINLAGTLIKLGRLDEALKYLEASHNHVMPTDEAFYSFMMLFRAKIEMLRGRPNAAIPLIEEAKSAFLRVKNSRGLIQLYTLESQIFAELSQWEQAYRSLEHYNRLHSELDIKLQTHRTTEMQTRFNTKQVESENLLLLETQQIKEHELQILQQNRYLQFTVIFLAIIVIIIISFFAYKQAQKSKLLSVLALTDHLTQLANRRHAYTVGEQSFSDNHDVMALILFDADHFKKINDNFGHDLGDKVLTSLANISSSLMRKSDLVGRVGGEEFLVILPHTNLEQATEIAERLVDSIAMADLSGTAQDLTITISAGVAAREQDKSFSELLQRADKGLYLAKSSGRNCVKIG, encoded by the coding sequence TTGTCTTGGCTATTGTTCATCTTGCTCTCACCTCTCGTCTCGGCCGATGAGCCAAATAATCTTAATACCACCTTCGAAGAGTTAGAAAGCGGTGTCACTTTATCCAGTGACGATCTTAAGGCTAAACTTGAGTACCTCAAAGCTAACATCACCTTAGCCGATCTTAAAGACTACCTCAGATTACAACGAGTGCTATGTTGGAGCACAGATGCCTATGACAATAATGAGAGAGCGAAGGGATTAGCCCTTGCCCAAAAACAACTCAATGCTGAAGTTATCAAGCAATCCCCTGAAACCCTTGCCGATATAAAACTGTGCCGAGCCTGGTTTTATCAAGTCGGAGGACAAGTCGATCTCGCCTTAAAAGAATACAATCAAGTCATAGCCCAAGCCTATCAACTCGAATCCCCAAGGCTTATCGCCGATGCCCGTGGACTTCGAGGCGCTATCTACTCATTCCAAGGAAATTATGCCTTAGCGCTGGAAGACCTATACAGTGCTCAACACCTCTACGACGGCTTAAACCTGGCATTCTGGAGTCGATATAACTTAGCCGAAATAGCCACTAGCTACCGTCGATTTGGCGATCCTCAAACAGCTTATGAATATTACGCAAAACTCGAAGCCAAGTTCATTGAAAGCGGCGATCTCGAGTCCGCTAACGGCATGGTAACAGAGATGGCCATTGCCCTTGAAGAACTAGGCGAGAATGAAGCTGCCTTGGAAAAATATCAGCAAAGCTATCGCTACTGGCAGCTAGAAAAAGATGAACTAGCCCAAAGTTTTGTCGGCATTAACTTAGCAGGTACCCTCATCAAGTTGGGCCGCTTAGATGAGGCGCTGAAATACCTTGAGGCCTCACATAATCATGTTATGCCTACAGATGAAGCCTTCTATAGTTTTATGATGCTATTTCGCGCCAAGATAGAGATGCTACGAGGCAGGCCTAACGCGGCTATTCCCCTTATCGAAGAGGCAAAATCTGCTTTTCTACGAGTAAAAAATTCCCGTGGACTCATTCAACTTTATACTCTGGAAAGTCAAATATTCGCAGAACTCTCCCAGTGGGAACAAGCATACCGTTCACTGGAACATTATAATCGACTCCATAGCGAACTGGATATCAAGCTACAGACTCATAGAACCACAGAGATGCAGACTCGATTCAATACTAAACAAGTTGAATCTGAAAACCTCTTGCTGCTAGAGACACAGCAAATAAAGGAGCATGAGTTACAAATTTTACAGCAAAATCGATACTTACAATTTACCGTCATCTTTCTCGCCATCATAGTCATTATAATCATCTCTTTCTTTGCCTATAAACAAGCACAGAAGTCTAAATTATTGAGTGTTTTAGCCCTGACAGATCACCTGACCCAACTGGCAAATCGCAGACACGCCTATACCGTTGGCGAACAATCATTCTCTGATAATCATGATGTAATGGCCTTAATCTTGTTCGACGCCGATCATTTCAAGAAGATTAACGACAACTTTGGCCACGACCTCGGTGATAAAGTGCTGACTTCACTTGCTAATATCTCCAGCAGCCTGATGCGAAAGTCTGATCTGGTAGGTCGGGTCGGAGGCGAAGAATTCTTAGTCATACTGCCTCACACTAACTTAGAACAAGCCACAGAGATTGCCGAGCGTTTAGTAGACTCTATAGCCATGGCTGACTTGAGTGGTACAGCTCAAGATTTAACCATAACGATCAGCGCAGGTGTCGCTGCCAGGGAGCAAGATAAAAGTTTCTCCGAATTGCTTCAGCGTGCCGATAAAGGGCTATACCTGGCTAAATCCAGTGGCAGAAACTGTGTCAAGATAGGATAA
- a CDS encoding amidohydrolase, with protein MNRVYSLALIASLTMGTTSCKAESTEPTELADLIITNAVIYGHKSADTLAVYDGNIVYIGNENGVNSYRNGQTLVMDLEHAFVMPGFIDNHNHVFEAASSGGGNCELNMDASLAEQVPYLKACRKQANDNEWLMGYGFSIDAVLNEQNESTPLEVIDRIFPDHPVVIMEQTSHSMWVNSQALRLAGITKNSIEPQGGKILKDEETGELNGILFDNAGDLVMEMAWNSLENQFDTSYIGLMSGLEEAAAHGITTIGDGRLYWKRGWYEVWRAAEKNDELTARVSLRPWIYPTDSMDAQLKYLKTIHSGNKSGLLLVDQVKMYSDGIFINGTAKLLKPYIDTYIADEPLGINYIAPQQMPSWLDKLNQIGFGAHIHAIGDGAIRESLNAVEYVRSKGVNRPYTLTHVELVNPQDVPRFAKLDVTADFQVGSDYVAHHDHSWAEPFLGEKRSSLLMNLKAIFDTGANVTLSSDWNVHDINPLVGIANSIKMGATGLPDIDTAIDAYTINAAASLGISDITGSIEVGKSADLAIIDSDITQLPVEEIVYAEVIMTLLQGKTVFDAGDH; from the coding sequence ATGAATAGAGTGTATTCACTGGCACTGATCGCGAGCTTAACTATGGGTACTACAAGTTGTAAAGCCGAGTCTACTGAGCCAACTGAACTGGCAGATTTGATCATCACCAATGCGGTGATTTATGGCCATAAGAGTGCCGATACGCTGGCAGTCTATGATGGCAATATTGTTTATATAGGCAATGAAAATGGTGTGAATAGCTATCGTAATGGTCAAACTCTGGTGATGGATTTAGAGCACGCATTTGTGATGCCGGGTTTTATCGATAATCACAATCATGTGTTTGAAGCCGCATCATCAGGGGGGGGTAACTGCGAGCTGAATATGGATGCCTCGCTGGCAGAGCAAGTTCCCTACCTGAAAGCCTGCCGTAAACAAGCTAATGATAATGAATGGTTGATGGGCTACGGTTTCTCTATTGATGCTGTGCTAAATGAACAGAACGAGAGTACTCCCCTTGAAGTGATAGACCGTATATTCCCCGACCATCCCGTTGTCATTATGGAGCAAACGTCACATTCGATGTGGGTGAACTCACAAGCACTTAGGCTTGCAGGGATCACCAAAAATTCGATTGAACCACAAGGTGGTAAAATTTTGAAAGACGAGGAAACCGGCGAGCTCAATGGCATTTTATTTGATAATGCCGGCGATCTGGTGATGGAGATGGCATGGAACAGCTTAGAAAACCAGTTTGATACTAGCTATATCGGCCTTATGTCTGGTTTGGAAGAGGCCGCGGCTCATGGTATTACCACCATAGGTGATGGCCGACTGTACTGGAAACGAGGCTGGTATGAGGTATGGCGAGCGGCGGAGAAAAATGATGAGTTAACCGCAAGAGTATCGCTTCGACCCTGGATCTATCCCACCGATTCAATGGATGCTCAGTTGAAATACCTCAAGACAATTCATTCAGGTAATAAGTCCGGTTTGCTTCTCGTCGATCAGGTGAAGATGTACAGCGATGGCATTTTTATTAACGGTACGGCAAAATTACTCAAGCCCTATATAGACACTTATATTGCAGATGAGCCTTTGGGCATTAACTATATTGCACCGCAACAGATGCCAAGCTGGTTGGATAAACTGAATCAAATAGGCTTCGGTGCCCATATTCATGCTATCGGTGATGGGGCGATCAGGGAGTCACTTAATGCGGTTGAATATGTGCGTAGTAAGGGGGTTAATAGACCCTATACCTTAACTCATGTTGAACTGGTCAACCCTCAAGATGTGCCGCGTTTTGCTAAGTTAGACGTGACCGCAGACTTCCAAGTGGGCTCGGATTATGTCGCCCATCACGATCATAGCTGGGCAGAACCATTTCTTGGTGAAAAGCGTAGTAGTCTGTTGATGAACCTAAAGGCTATTTTTGATACTGGCGCGAATGTGACACTAAGCAGCGACTGGAATGTACACGACATCAACCCTTTGGTCGGCATTGCCAACAGTATTAAGATGGGGGCCACAGGGCTACCTGACATAGATACAGCTATCGATGCTTACACCATCAATGCCGCCGCTAGTCTTGGGATTAGTGACATAACGGGTTCTATTGAAGTAGGTAAGTCTGCCGATCTTGCGATTATTGACAGTGATATCACTCAATTGCCAGTTGAAGAAATTGTTTACGCTGAGGTCATCATGACGCTGTTGCAAGGTAAAACAGTGTTCGATGCTGGGGACCACTAA